The Poecilia reticulata strain Guanapo linkage group LG13, Guppy_female_1.0+MT, whole genome shotgun sequence genome has a segment encoding these proteins:
- the LOC103474892 gene encoding zinc finger protein OZF-like isoform X2, with translation MXHRGKTLEADFNPKVLLHRLDAQQMLLLKEDAPEEHGPGFDKQGPESLPPTMNEDDEEFLLSSHLHQHHRELPEDHCEAAEPIGKQDHGDYSNSSETELIEEDEEEEEADVNTVFCQLEQLQDYRPNGKYRGNDIKMSHSTKGSSNSEGKMKSFTSKKTLDSMKKFDVEMKFSCDDNGKTCKTNQKSKRRARTLVGHKHPCKLCGHTFGNRSYLDNHMRIHTGEKPFSCDLCRYRCSEKASLNVHMRTHTGEKPFSCDLCGYRCSQKSHLNAHMRIHTGEKPFSCRLCGYICSQKAHLNVHMIIHTETKPFRCDLCGNRYNQKSNLNRHMRIHRGDKPFSCDLCGYSCSVKSNLNEHMRIHTGEKPFSCDLCGYRCSRKSSLNEHMGIHTEDKPFSCDLCGYRCSQKSHLNRRMRIHTG, from the exons ATGCTCAGCAGATGTTGCTGCTTAAAGAAGATGCTCCTGAAGAACATGGTCCAGGTTTTGACAAACAAGGTCCAGAGTCTCTCCCACCAACCATGAATGAGGATGACGAAGAGTTTCTCCTGTCTTCTCACCTTCATCAGCACCACAGAGAGTTACCAGAAGATCActgtgaagcagcagaaccTATCGGAAAGCAAGATCATGGAGATTATTCCAACTCATCAGAGACTGAACTCAttgaagaggatgaagaggaggaagaagctgatgtaaatactgttttctgtcaacttGAACAATTGCAAGATTACAGACCAAATGGTAAATACAGGGGAAATGACATCAAGATGAGCCATTCAACTAAAGGTTCTTCAAACTCTGAGGGTAAAATGAAATCCTTTACTTCTAAGAAAACCCTAGACTCAATGAAGAAATTTGATGTAGAAATGAAGTTTAGCTGTGATGACAAtggtaaaacatgtaaaacgaatcaaaaatcaaaaagacGTGCGAGAACCCTCGTAGGACATAAACATCCCTGTAAGTTGTGTGGTCACACATTCGGCAACAGAAGTTACTTGGACAACCACATGAGAATCCATacaggagagaaacctttcAGTTGTGATCTTTGCAGATACAGATGCAGTGAAAAAGCAAGTTTAAATGTACACATGAGAAcccacacaggagagaaaccgttCAGTTGTGATCTTTGTGGATACAGATGTAGccagaaatcacatttaaatgcacacatgagaatccacacaggAGAAAAACCTTTCAGTTGTCGTCTTTGTGGATACATATGTAGCCAGAAAGCACATTTAAATGTACACATGATAATCCACACAGAGACTAAACCTTTCAGGTGTGATCTTTGTGGAAACAGATATAACcagaaatcaaatttaaatagaCACATGAGAATCCACAGAGGAGATAAACCTTTCAGTTGTGATCTTTGTGGATACAGCTGTAgtgtaaaatcaaatttaaatgaacacatgagaatccacactGGAGAAAAACCTTTCAGTTGTGACCTTTGTGGATACAGATGTAGCAGAAAATCAAGTTTAAATGAACACATGGGAATCCACACAGAGGATAAACCTTTCAGTTGTGATCTTTGTGGATACAG ATGTAGccagaaatcacatttaaatagaCGCATGAGAATCCACACGGGATAA
- the LOC103474892 gene encoding zinc finger protein OZF-like isoform X5 — translation MLLLKEDAPEEHGPGFDKQGPESLPPTMNEDDEEFLLSSHLHQHHRELPEDHCEAAEPIGKQDHGDYSNSSETELIEEDEEEEEADVNTVFCQLEQLQDYRPNGKYRGNDIKMSHSTKGSSNSEGKMKSFTSKKTLDSMKKFDVEMKFSCDDNGKTCKTNQKSKRRARTLVGHKHPCKLCGHTFGNRSYLDNHMRIHTGEKPFSCDLCRYRCSEKASLNVHMRTHTGEKPFSCDLCGYRCSQKSHLNAHMRIHTGEKPFSCRLCGYICSQKAHLNVHMIIHTETKPFRCDLCGNRYNQKSNLNRHMRIHRGDKPFSCDLCGYSCSVKSNLNEHMRIHTGEKPFSCDLCGYRCSRKSSLNEHMGIHTEDKPFSCDLCGYRCSQKSHLNRRMRIHTG, via the exons ATGTTGCTGCTTAAAGAAGATGCTCCTGAAGAACATGGTCCAGGTTTTGACAAACAAGGTCCAGAGTCTCTCCCACCAACCATGAATGAGGATGACGAAGAGTTTCTCCTGTCTTCTCACCTTCATCAGCACCACAGAGAGTTACCAGAAGATCActgtgaagcagcagaaccTATCGGAAAGCAAGATCATGGAGATTATTCCAACTCATCAGAGACTGAACTCAttgaagaggatgaagaggaggaagaagctgatgtaaatactgttttctgtcaacttGAACAATTGCAAGATTACAGACCAAATGGTAAATACAGGGGAAATGACATCAAGATGAGCCATTCAACTAAAGGTTCTTCAAACTCTGAGGGTAAAATGAAATCCTTTACTTCTAAGAAAACCCTAGACTCAATGAAGAAATTTGATGTAGAAATGAAGTTTAGCTGTGATGACAAtggtaaaacatgtaaaacgaatcaaaaatcaaaaagacGTGCGAGAACCCTCGTAGGACATAAACATCCCTGTAAGTTGTGTGGTCACACATTCGGCAACAGAAGTTACTTGGACAACCACATGAGAATCCATacaggagagaaacctttcAGTTGTGATCTTTGCAGATACAGATGCAGTGAAAAAGCAAGTTTAAATGTACACATGAGAAcccacacaggagagaaaccgttCAGTTGTGATCTTTGTGGATACAGATGTAGccagaaatcacatttaaatgcacacatgagaatccacacaggAGAAAAACCTTTCAGTTGTCGTCTTTGTGGATACATATGTAGCCAGAAAGCACATTTAAATGTACACATGATAATCCACACAGAGACTAAACCTTTCAGGTGTGATCTTTGTGGAAACAGATATAACcagaaatcaaatttaaatagaCACATGAGAATCCACAGAGGAGATAAACCTTTCAGTTGTGATCTTTGTGGATACAGCTGTAgtgtaaaatcaaatttaaatgaacacatgagaatccacactGGAGAAAAACCTTTCAGTTGTGACCTTTGTGGATACAGATGTAGCAGAAAATCAAGTTTAAATGAACACATGGGAATCCACACAGAGGATAAACCTTTCAGTTGTGATCTTTGTGGATACAG ATGTAGccagaaatcacatttaaatagaCGCATGAGAATCCACACGGGATAA
- the LOC103474892 gene encoding zinc finger protein OZF-like isoform X3: MDPGQPIANPSSFTTNAQQMLLLKEDAPEEHGPGFDKQGPESLPPTMNEDDEEFLLSSHLHQHHRELPEDHCEAAEPIGKQDHGDYSNSSETELIEEDEEEEEADVNTVFCQLEQLQDYRPNGKYRGNDIKMSHSTKGSSNSEGKMKSFTSKKTLDSMKKFDVEMKFSCDDNGKTCKTNQKSKRRARTLVGHKHPCKLCGHTFGNRSYLDNHMRIHTGEKPFSCDLCRYRCSEKASLNVHMRTHTGEKPFSCDLCGYRCSQKSHLNAHMRIHTGEKPFSCRLCGYICSQKAHLNVHMIIHTETKPFRCDLCGNRYNQKSNLNRHMRIHRGDKPFSCDLCGYSCSVKSNLNEHMRIHTGEKPFSCDLCGYRCSRKSSLNEHMGIHTEDKPFSCDLCGYRCSQKSHLNRRMRIHTG, translated from the exons ATGGACCCAGGGCAGCCGATCGCCAACCCATCGAGTTTTACTACAA ATGCTCAGCAGATGTTGCTGCTTAAAGAAGATGCTCCTGAAGAACATGGTCCAGGTTTTGACAAACAAGGTCCAGAGTCTCTCCCACCAACCATGAATGAGGATGACGAAGAGTTTCTCCTGTCTTCTCACCTTCATCAGCACCACAGAGAGTTACCAGAAGATCActgtgaagcagcagaaccTATCGGAAAGCAAGATCATGGAGATTATTCCAACTCATCAGAGACTGAACTCAttgaagaggatgaagaggaggaagaagctgatgtaaatactgttttctgtcaacttGAACAATTGCAAGATTACAGACCAAATGGTAAATACAGGGGAAATGACATCAAGATGAGCCATTCAACTAAAGGTTCTTCAAACTCTGAGGGTAAAATGAAATCCTTTACTTCTAAGAAAACCCTAGACTCAATGAAGAAATTTGATGTAGAAATGAAGTTTAGCTGTGATGACAAtggtaaaacatgtaaaacgaatcaaaaatcaaaaagacGTGCGAGAACCCTCGTAGGACATAAACATCCCTGTAAGTTGTGTGGTCACACATTCGGCAACAGAAGTTACTTGGACAACCACATGAGAATCCATacaggagagaaacctttcAGTTGTGATCTTTGCAGATACAGATGCAGTGAAAAAGCAAGTTTAAATGTACACATGAGAAcccacacaggagagaaaccgttCAGTTGTGATCTTTGTGGATACAGATGTAGccagaaatcacatttaaatgcacacatgagaatccacacaggAGAAAAACCTTTCAGTTGTCGTCTTTGTGGATACATATGTAGCCAGAAAGCACATTTAAATGTACACATGATAATCCACACAGAGACTAAACCTTTCAGGTGTGATCTTTGTGGAAACAGATATAACcagaaatcaaatttaaatagaCACATGAGAATCCACAGAGGAGATAAACCTTTCAGTTGTGATCTTTGTGGATACAGCTGTAgtgtaaaatcaaatttaaatgaacacatgagaatccacactGGAGAAAAACCTTTCAGTTGTGACCTTTGTGGATACAGATGTAGCAGAAAATCAAGTTTAAATGAACACATGGGAATCCACACAGAGGATAAACCTTTCAGTTGTGATCTTTGTGGATACAG ATGTAGccagaaatcacatttaaatagaCGCATGAGAATCCACACGGGATAA